CCTTCAGCTCCGCGAGGCGCGCCGCGGTGGCCGTGTAGACCTGGGACTCGCCGATCTCCCCCGCGAGGTAGTAGGGAAGCACCATCCGGGCATAGGGGGTCTCGCGCGAGACGAGTACGATCTCCGATGCGCCGCCGTCGATCTCGCGGATGGTGGTGATGGCGTTCCAGCCGGCGGTTCCGCCGCCCACGATGACATGCCGTTTCGCCGCCATGGCCTATCCTCCCACCGCCGCGAGCGGGCCCGCGCCCGTGCGGCTTCTCTCGGAGGCGAACCCGGCCAGCCAGTCGGCGGACGCCGCTTCGGTGTAAAGGATGGCGTCGGTCGGGCAGACGCTCACGCAGGCGGGCTTTCCGCCGCACAGGTCACATTTGATCACCTTGTGGGTGTCCGCGTCGTAGAACATGGTCCCGTAGGGGCAGGCGATGGTGCAGAGCTTGCACCCCACGCAGCTATCGTTTTCGACTTCCTTGGCCCCGGCGGTGGAGATACCGATGGCCTCGACCGGGCAGGCCGTGAGGCACCAGGCCTCATCGCACTGCGGGCAGGTGTAGGGCGCATAGCTGGTGTGCCCCTCGAACGCCGACACCCGGATCACCGACTTCGAGGGCTGGAA
This window of the bacterium genome carries:
- a CDS encoding 4Fe-4S dicluster domain-containing protein; this encodes MKVLQIHPERCTGCLRCEIACSYEQTGTFQPSKSVIRVSAFEGHTSYAPYTCPQCDEAWCLTACPVEAIGISTAGAKEVENDSCVGCKLCTIACPYGTMFYDADTHKVIKCDLCGGKPACVSVCPTDAILYTEAASADWLAGFASERSRTGAGPLAAVGG